A window of Pirellula sp. SH-Sr6A contains these coding sequences:
- a CDS encoding GDSL-type esterase/lipase family protein yields MARIAPPLTESIMTHSHLRPASRFAGAAGLLFASTLAGSQILLSGSGNAFAKPILAAAANSQPATPAQDAVAATSFLQANDTVAWIGSGFTERMQQSNWIDLVLTAADPSLKFRNIGWSGDTVFGDARGVFGGREDGFKRLLGDLDKAKATAAIVCYGENECREGAAGLEAFENGYRKLLQQLADRKLRVALVLPRLFEESAVPNAKYWNGQLHTYNTATRRIAAELKLPVIDLEKFHADKKLTSDGIYWTPDGYRLAGIEMAQQLGLTIPDSWRRQFEETPNAATLANYRDLIRQKNEWFFHYHRPQNETYLFLFRKHEQGNNAAELEQITPEIASLEDRIRQALSPR; encoded by the coding sequence ATGGCTCGAATCGCCCCTCCCCTCACCGAAAGCATCATGACGCATTCCCACCTTCGCCCTGCTTCCCGTTTCGCGGGCGCGGCAGGCTTGTTGTTCGCCTCCACCTTGGCTGGCTCGCAGATCCTTCTGTCGGGTTCCGGTAACGCGTTTGCGAAGCCCATTCTTGCTGCTGCAGCGAACAGCCAGCCAGCAACACCTGCTCAGGACGCGGTCGCCGCGACGAGTTTTTTGCAGGCCAACGACACCGTGGCTTGGATAGGCTCAGGGTTCACAGAGCGGATGCAGCAATCCAATTGGATCGATCTGGTCCTCACCGCTGCCGATCCGAGCTTGAAGTTCCGAAATATCGGCTGGAGCGGAGACACGGTTTTTGGTGACGCTCGCGGGGTTTTTGGGGGCCGGGAAGATGGCTTCAAACGCCTGCTGGGAGATCTGGATAAAGCCAAAGCAACGGCTGCGATCGTCTGCTACGGGGAGAACGAGTGCCGCGAAGGGGCAGCCGGGCTCGAGGCCTTCGAAAATGGATACCGAAAGCTGCTCCAGCAATTGGCGGATCGCAAATTGCGCGTTGCTCTAGTCCTCCCTCGACTGTTCGAGGAATCGGCAGTGCCGAACGCGAAGTATTGGAACGGACAACTGCACACCTACAACACGGCGACGCGACGCATCGCTGCCGAACTCAAACTCCCCGTCATCGACTTGGAGAAATTCCATGCGGACAAAAAACTAACCAGCGATGGAATCTACTGGACTCCCGATGGCTATCGACTGGCTGGAATCGAGATGGCTCAGCAGTTGGGATTGACGATCCCCGACTCGTGGCGACGTCAATTCGAGGAAACGCCAAACGCAGCGACCCTCGCTAACTATCGCGACTTGATCCGTCAAAAGAACGAGTGGTTTTTTCATTACCATCGTCCACAAAACGAGACCTATCTCTTCCTGTTCCGAAAGCATGAGCAAGGAAACAATGCTGCCGAACTGGAACAAATTACCCCGGAGATTGCATCGCTCGAAGATCGCATTCGCCAAGCGCTGTCACCGCGGTAA
- a CDS encoding class I SAM-dependent methyltransferase: MTFRFSIVRFLALALLVLLGFDLRAFAQTGLAEKPATGEKTAISRPPKGLTTYMGRRIALPMSYHGIPWLNRPERVDEEKPSEMLEQLQLRDGMVVCDMGSGDGYYTFQMATQVAPSGRVLAVDIQPEMLQALSRKMEDRKVRNIDTILGELWDPKLEPESIDLVLMVDVYHEFSHPVHMLAAIRKALKPEGVIALVEFRAEDPTVPIKPEHKMTKAQAIKEFKANGFKPVRQYDRLPQQHLLFMGKDSDWKDDAR; the protein is encoded by the coding sequence ATGACTTTCCGGTTTTCAATCGTTCGGTTCCTCGCATTGGCTCTTCTGGTCCTTTTGGGGTTCGATCTTCGTGCCTTCGCTCAGACAGGCTTGGCGGAGAAACCTGCAACCGGTGAGAAAACGGCGATCAGCAGACCGCCGAAAGGTTTGACAACCTACATGGGGCGACGGATCGCATTGCCGATGAGCTACCATGGCATCCCGTGGCTCAATCGCCCAGAACGAGTCGATGAAGAAAAACCGAGCGAAATGCTCGAGCAGCTCCAACTGCGCGACGGGATGGTGGTGTGCGATATGGGCTCGGGGGATGGGTACTACACCTTTCAAATGGCGACCCAGGTAGCTCCTTCGGGACGCGTCTTGGCCGTCGACATTCAACCGGAGATGCTGCAAGCGCTCTCGCGAAAGATGGAAGATCGGAAGGTGCGCAATATCGACACCATCCTCGGTGAGCTTTGGGACCCGAAGTTAGAGCCCGAGTCAATCGATCTTGTACTCATGGTCGATGTGTACCATGAGTTTTCCCACCCCGTCCATATGCTGGCTGCTATCCGCAAAGCTCTGAAACCGGAGGGTGTGATTGCCTTGGTCGAGTTTCGGGCCGAAGATCCGACGGTGCCGATCAAGCCCGAGCATAAGATGACAAAGGCCCAGGCGATCAAGGAATTCAAGGCGAACGGATTCAAACCCGTCCGCCAATACGATCGCTTGCCCCAGCAACATTTGTTGTTTATGGGGAAGGATAGCGACTGGAAGGACGACGCCCGATAA
- the ruvX gene encoding Holliday junction resolvase RuvX: MENTTNTVDGWPDSGRLAGVDYGTVRIGVALCDPSRTWTNPLETYTRKGPEQDRQYFLRITKENQIGGWVLGLPIHCDGRESVKSKEVREFAKWLRDETDRPVRFIDERYTTALANRMLRDLELTHKQRKKQLDKIAAHIILESYLDSTKQPHFEPLPLEDV; encoded by the coding sequence TTGGAGAACACCACGAATACGGTGGATGGCTGGCCCGATTCAGGCAGATTGGCAGGTGTCGATTACGGAACCGTGCGGATAGGCGTGGCTTTGTGCGATCCCAGCCGCACCTGGACCAATCCATTGGAGACCTACACCCGCAAAGGTCCTGAGCAAGATCGCCAGTATTTTTTGCGAATCACCAAAGAAAATCAGATTGGCGGCTGGGTCCTGGGACTTCCCATCCACTGCGATGGACGGGAAAGCGTGAAGTCGAAAGAGGTCCGAGAGTTTGCCAAGTGGCTTCGCGACGAAACCGATCGGCCGGTCCGCTTCATTGACGAACGGTATACCACTGCGTTGGCCAACCGCATGCTCCGCGATTTGGAGCTGACCCATAAGCAGCGTAAGAAGCAGCTCGACAAGATTGCGGCGCATATCATTTTGGAGTCCTATCTCGACTCCACCAAACAGCCTCATTTCGAACCTTTACCCCTCGAGGATGTCTGA
- a CDS encoding SDR family NAD(P)-dependent oxidoreductase: MRFKDRVVIVTGGAKGIGRGCIEVFLREGAFAAAWDRDANALAKLVEDLSPTYSDRLQILQVDVAVPQQVLDAMEQVVSRFGALHCLVNNAGVHPPDTPIEAMPPEEAMRVMQINFASTYACSYHALRHLRATRGTIVNISSMTAVLGQRNSTAYAASKGAQVSFTKSLALETAEDGVRVNAILPSNVDTPLMRDWAATLPDPKAALDRIARLQPLGRMASPDEIGKVCLFLATEDSSFLTGQAIEADGGAALDY; the protein is encoded by the coding sequence ATGCGTTTTAAGGATCGAGTCGTCATTGTCACAGGTGGAGCGAAGGGGATCGGACGCGGGTGCATCGAGGTGTTCCTCCGGGAGGGGGCATTCGCTGCGGCTTGGGATCGCGATGCCAACGCATTGGCGAAACTCGTCGAGGACTTGTCTCCCACCTATTCCGATCGCCTTCAAATCTTGCAGGTTGATGTCGCGGTGCCGCAACAAGTTCTCGATGCCATGGAGCAAGTTGTCTCACGCTTCGGTGCATTGCATTGTTTGGTAAATAATGCGGGTGTTCATCCGCCCGACACTCCGATCGAGGCGATGCCTCCGGAGGAAGCGATGCGGGTAATGCAAATCAACTTTGCCAGCACGTATGCTTGCTCGTACCATGCCCTTCGGCATCTGCGTGCCACGCGAGGTACGATCGTCAACATCTCCTCCATGACCGCAGTTTTGGGGCAGAGGAATTCGACGGCTTACGCGGCCAGCAAAGGGGCTCAAGTCTCCTTCACCAAATCATTGGCGTTGGAAACCGCCGAGGATGGCGTTCGCGTCAATGCGATACTCCCCAGCAATGTCGATACACCCTTGATGCGGGATTGGGCGGCGACGTTGCCGGATCCTAAAGCGGCACTCGATCGGATTGCGAGGTTGCAACCATTGGGGCGCATGGCATCGCCGGACGAGATCGGAAAGGTCTGCCTATTTTTAGCGACCGAAGATAGCAGTTTCTTAACGGGCCAGGCCATTGAAGCGGACGGGGGGGCGGCGCTCGATTATTGA
- a CDS encoding Trx7/PDZ domain-containing (seleno)protein — protein MRMAFVSFVLASFLVPSTALSQTREEKVRNDRLRVSKSGLWHYNDMAAGFAESQRTSKPLMVVFRCIPCVECVKLDDDLMEQNSEILEGLKRFVRVRQISNNGVDLKRIQFDFDQSFTVLFFHPDGTLMGRYGTRSHHSEWKDDVSIEGLAEAMKQVLSWYENYDSVRPLLAGKQSSELPLSTLIPNAGNQVETIEEPQQFPTLTKYPAKLNLDDQPVKNCIHCHQIGDAQKAFALTLNLPEGLPEKLLFPYPHPKSIGLIMDVDACSTIKSVTADSFADRSGLKAGDRIVEFGGEAPLSIADLQWVLHKRSNRPEVIPVVVERGGTRATLQLQLADDWKSNDDIAWRVSTWELRRIALGGMVLKDLTDSERKDAPEGALFRVGHVGQYAPHNRAQVAGVKKDDWIVAIEGRTDFTRETDVIRHLLTAREKDSPISIEVWRNGKRLKLQVARK, from the coding sequence ATGCGTATGGCGTTTGTCAGTTTTGTCCTAGCCTCGTTTCTGGTTCCCTCCACTGCGTTGTCGCAAACGCGGGAAGAGAAGGTCCGCAACGATCGGCTTCGAGTGTCGAAATCAGGACTTTGGCATTACAACGACATGGCGGCAGGGTTCGCTGAGTCCCAGCGAACCAGCAAACCGCTCATGGTGGTGTTTCGATGCATTCCCTGCGTGGAATGCGTCAAACTGGATGATGATTTGATGGAACAAAATAGTGAGATCCTCGAGGGGCTCAAGCGCTTTGTGCGTGTCAGACAAATTTCCAATAATGGCGTGGATTTAAAACGCATCCAATTCGATTTTGATCAGTCCTTTACCGTCCTGTTTTTCCATCCCGATGGAACCTTGATGGGCCGATACGGAACTCGATCCCACCACTCCGAATGGAAAGACGATGTGTCCATCGAAGGGCTTGCAGAGGCCATGAAGCAAGTCCTCAGCTGGTATGAGAATTACGATTCCGTCCGCCCGTTGCTAGCCGGAAAGCAGTCGTCGGAACTGCCGCTCTCCACGCTTATTCCCAATGCGGGCAACCAAGTGGAGACTATCGAAGAGCCTCAGCAGTTTCCCACTCTGACGAAGTATCCAGCGAAACTGAATCTCGATGATCAGCCCGTCAAGAATTGCATCCATTGCCATCAGATCGGAGACGCACAAAAGGCGTTTGCGTTGACGCTGAATCTCCCGGAGGGACTTCCTGAAAAGCTATTGTTCCCCTATCCGCATCCGAAGTCGATCGGGCTGATCATGGATGTCGATGCGTGCTCGACCATCAAGTCGGTGACCGCAGACTCGTTCGCGGATCGCTCGGGATTGAAGGCAGGAGACCGTATCGTGGAATTCGGAGGCGAAGCTCCCCTGAGCATTGCCGATTTGCAATGGGTGCTTCATAAACGCTCCAATCGACCGGAGGTGATCCCGGTTGTCGTGGAGCGGGGTGGAACTCGAGCGACTCTGCAATTGCAGCTCGCGGACGACTGGAAGTCGAACGATGATATTGCGTGGCGCGTTTCGACGTGGGAGTTGCGTCGCATCGCCCTCGGCGGAATGGTCCTCAAAGACTTGACCGATTCGGAACGTAAAGATGCACCGGAAGGTGCGTTGTTTCGAGTCGGGCATGTCGGTCAATATGCTCCGCATAATCGCGCGCAAGTCGCTGGAGTAAAGAAGGACGACTGGATTGTCGCCATCGAAGGACGAACGGATTTTACACGCGAAACCGACGTCATCCGTCATTTGCTAACCGCTCGAGAGAAGGATAGCCCAATCTCGATCGAAGTATGGCGAAACGGAAAGCGTTTGAAGCTTCAAGTTGCGAGAAAATAG
- a CDS encoding dienelactone hydrolase family protein, with product MNRKNASDFDQRALDLYDDYAHGRLTRRDFSQRIAAIATAGVTAEAIIEGLTPNYAWAQQVAPDDARIKTETFEYDSPKGGGKIKGLLARPKKEGTKFPAVLVIHENRGLNPYIADVARRLATDGFLALAPDALSPLGGYPGTDDEGRKMQASRKPAEMLEDFIAAAQTLQSHPLSTGKVGAVGFCYGGGVVNQLAVRIPDVIQAGVPFYGSQPSLEDVPKIKAALLIHYAELDQRINAGWPAFEKALQENKVKHQAFVYPGVNHGFHNDSTPRYDEAAAKLAWERTVAFFKEHLGS from the coding sequence ATGAACCGCAAGAACGCTTCCGATTTCGATCAGCGTGCGTTGGATCTTTATGATGATTATGCGCACGGACGATTAACTCGCCGCGACTTCTCGCAGCGCATCGCAGCGATTGCGACCGCCGGGGTAACTGCAGAAGCGATCATCGAAGGCCTTACGCCGAATTATGCTTGGGCGCAGCAAGTCGCTCCGGATGATGCGAGAATCAAGACGGAGACGTTCGAGTACGATTCCCCGAAAGGGGGAGGAAAGATCAAAGGGCTATTGGCACGCCCCAAAAAGGAGGGGACCAAGTTCCCTGCGGTTCTCGTCATTCACGAGAATCGTGGCCTCAATCCTTATATCGCCGACGTCGCGCGCCGGTTGGCAACGGATGGTTTCCTGGCTCTCGCTCCCGACGCGCTGAGCCCTTTAGGCGGTTACCCGGGAACCGATGACGAAGGACGTAAGATGCAGGCTTCACGCAAGCCGGCGGAGATGCTGGAGGATTTCATCGCCGCCGCGCAGACCCTCCAATCCCATCCGCTTTCTACAGGTAAAGTTGGTGCGGTCGGATTTTGCTACGGTGGCGGCGTCGTCAATCAACTGGCTGTCCGCATTCCAGATGTGATTCAGGCAGGGGTACCTTTTTACGGAAGCCAGCCCAGCCTGGAGGATGTACCCAAGATCAAAGCGGCGCTGTTGATTCACTATGCGGAGCTAGATCAACGTATCAACGCCGGGTGGCCTGCTTTTGAGAAAGCGCTCCAGGAGAATAAAGTAAAGCACCAGGCCTTCGTTTACCCTGGTGTGAACCATGGGTTCCACAACGACTCCACTCCGCGTTACGATGAGGCCGCCGCGAAACTCGCTTGGGAACGAACCGTCGCCTTCTTCAAGGAACATCTCGGTTCGTAA